The Burkholderia ambifaria AMMD genome has a segment encoding these proteins:
- a CDS encoding AraC family transcriptional regulator: protein MKQEDKGTIAISLVAYSVALATRRGVAAEPLLAQAGIAPALLDQPRARVSAQQYGALWNAIARALDDEFFGQDRHPMRSGSFIAMSQAALSAQDGLHAMARAVNFLHCVLDDLHAELDANPQRVRLRFVHRNSAAAPAMFTYATYFIIVYGLTCWLIGRRIPVLHASFRCDTPPADHEYPSMLCDDMRFNQPDSYVDFDPEFATLPVVQNAKTLKTFLRNAPASFIVKYRNPNALAQRVRTVLRGMPPAAWPGAGGMAARLHVAEATLRRKLHQEGHAYQSIKDTLRRDLAFEALADPSRTIADVAAATGFAEPSAFYRAFRKWSGRSPAEYREEALARGNGAG, encoded by the coding sequence ATGAAGCAGGAAGACAAGGGCACCATCGCGATCAGCCTGGTCGCTTACAGCGTCGCGCTCGCCACCCGGCGCGGCGTCGCGGCCGAGCCGCTGCTCGCGCAGGCCGGCATCGCGCCCGCGCTGCTCGACCAGCCGCGCGCGCGGGTGTCCGCGCAGCAATACGGCGCGTTGTGGAACGCGATCGCGCGCGCGCTCGACGACGAGTTTTTCGGGCAGGACCGCCACCCGATGCGCAGCGGCAGCTTCATCGCGATGAGCCAGGCCGCGCTGTCCGCGCAGGACGGACTGCACGCGATGGCGCGCGCGGTGAACTTCCTGCACTGCGTGCTCGACGATCTCCACGCGGAGCTCGACGCCAATCCGCAGCGCGTGCGGCTGCGCTTCGTGCACCGCAACAGCGCCGCGGCGCCCGCGATGTTCACGTACGCGACCTATTTCATCATCGTGTACGGGCTCACCTGCTGGCTGATCGGGCGGCGCATCCCGGTGCTGCACGCGAGCTTCCGCTGCGACACGCCGCCGGCCGACCACGAATACCCGTCGATGCTGTGCGACGACATGCGGTTCAACCAGCCCGATTCGTATGTCGATTTCGATCCCGAATTCGCGACGCTGCCGGTCGTGCAGAACGCGAAGACGCTGAAGACGTTCCTGCGCAACGCGCCGGCCAGCTTCATCGTCAAGTACCGCAATCCGAACGCGCTCGCGCAGCGCGTGCGCACGGTGCTGCGCGGGATGCCGCCTGCCGCGTGGCCCGGCGCGGGCGGGATGGCCGCGCGGCTGCACGTGGCCGAGGCGACGCTGCGCCGCAAGCTGCATCAGGAAGGCCACGCGTACCAGTCGATCAAGGACACGCTGCGGCGCGACCTCGCGTTCGAGGCGCTGGCCGACCCGTCGCGGACCATCGCCGACGTCGCGGCCGCCACCGGTTTCGCGGAACCGAGCGCGTTCTACCGCGCGTTTCGCAAATGGAGCGGGCGCAGCCCGGCCGAGTACCGGGAAGAAGCGCTCGCGCGCGGCAACGGCGCCGGCTGA
- a CDS encoding NfeD family protein, producing MPIHRHGPPSSASPDGRPRHPLVARVARAALFAALLVVCAAVAAPPPAGSSAAPAAAAPVIVIPVNGAIGPASADFIVRSLERAAHDHAPLAILQLDTPGGLDTSMRQIIKAILGSPVPVAAFVAPGGARAASAGTYIVYASHVAAMAPGTNLGAASPVQFGIGGGAPGTPGTPGTPRPSPAGTSGAGGASGASSTPVALPNDTQSTEIRKATQDAAAYIRGLAQLRGRNAEWAERAVREAVSLSANEARAQHVVDLIAQDPADLARQLDGRTVTTSAGTLHLATAHAPLVVLAPDWRSRFLSIIADPNVALILLTIGIYGLFFEFANPGFVLPGLAGTICLLIGLFAMQLLPVSYAGLGLVLLGLGCLVAEAFLPTFGVLGFGGIVAFTIGALMLIDTDVPGYGIPWPVIASLALGGALFVAVVSSVALRARRRPVVTGAEAMLGSIGEVLDDGLHPDQPMAASGVAPSAAGWARVHGERWRVASSVPLAAGCRVRVTGRQGLTLTVTPLYDVPGQAQPQGEPS from the coding sequence ATGCCCATTCATCGTCATGGGCCGCCGTCATCGGCTTCGCCCGACGGCCGCCCCCGTCACCCGCTGGTCGCGCGGGTCGCGCGCGCCGCGCTGTTCGCGGCGCTGCTCGTCGTATGCGCGGCGGTTGCCGCCCCGCCCCCCGCCGGCTCGTCCGCCGCACCTGCCGCCGCGGCCCCGGTCATCGTGATTCCGGTCAACGGCGCGATCGGGCCGGCCAGCGCCGACTTCATCGTCCGCTCGCTCGAGCGCGCGGCGCACGACCACGCGCCGCTCGCGATCCTGCAGCTCGATACGCCCGGCGGGCTCGACACGTCGATGCGGCAGATCATCAAGGCGATCCTCGGCTCGCCGGTGCCGGTCGCCGCGTTCGTCGCGCCCGGCGGAGCACGGGCCGCGAGCGCGGGCACCTATATCGTTTACGCGAGCCACGTCGCCGCGATGGCGCCCGGCACCAATCTCGGCGCGGCCTCGCCGGTGCAGTTCGGGATCGGCGGCGGCGCGCCGGGTACACCCGGTACGCCGGGCACGCCCCGGCCGTCGCCGGCCGGGACATCGGGCGCTGGCGGCGCCTCCGGCGCCTCGTCCACGCCCGTCGCGCTGCCGAACGACACGCAGTCGACCGAGATCCGCAAGGCGACCCAAGACGCCGCCGCGTACATCCGCGGCCTCGCGCAGCTGCGCGGACGCAATGCCGAATGGGCCGAGCGCGCGGTGCGCGAAGCCGTGAGCCTGTCGGCGAACGAGGCGCGCGCGCAGCATGTCGTCGACCTGATCGCGCAGGATCCGGCCGACCTCGCGCGCCAGCTCGACGGCCGCACCGTGACGACCAGCGCCGGCACGCTGCACCTCGCGACCGCGCATGCGCCGCTCGTCGTGCTCGCGCCCGACTGGCGCAGCCGCTTCCTGTCGATCATCGCCGATCCGAACGTCGCGCTGATCCTGCTCACGATCGGCATCTACGGGCTGTTCTTCGAATTCGCGAACCCCGGCTTCGTGCTGCCGGGCCTCGCCGGCACCATCTGCCTGCTGATCGGGCTGTTCGCGATGCAATTGCTGCCGGTCAGCTATGCGGGCCTGGGGCTCGTGCTGCTCGGTCTCGGCTGCCTCGTCGCCGAGGCGTTCCTGCCGACTTTCGGCGTGCTCGGTTTCGGCGGGATCGTGGCGTTTACGATCGGCGCGCTGATGCTGATCGACACCGACGTGCCCGGCTACGGGATTCCGTGGCCCGTGATCGCGAGCCTGGCGCTCGGCGGCGCGCTGTTCGTCGCCGTCGTATCGAGCGTCGCGCTGCGCGCGCGGCGGCGCCCGGTCGTGACGGGCGCCGAGGCGATGCTCGGCAGCATCGGCGAAGTGCTCGACGACGGCCTGCACCCGGATCAACCGATGGCCGCCAGCGGCGTCGCGCCGTCGGCCGCCGGCTGGGCGCGCGTGCACGGCGAGCGCTGGCGGGTCGCGAGCAGCGTGCCGCTCGCCGCCGGCTGCCGCGTGCGCGTGACCGGCCGCCAGGGGCTGACGCTGACCGTCACGCCGCTCTACGACGTGCCCGGGCAGGCACAACCCCAAGGAGAACCTTCATGA
- a CDS encoding slipin family protein produces MIGYTFGFSSVLIVFVVVLVASSIRIFREYERGVVFMLGRFWKVKGPGLVLIIPIVQQVVRIDLRTVVFDVPPQDVITRDNVSVKVNAVVYFRVVDPEKAVIQVAHFFDATSQLSQTTLRSVLGKHELDALLAEREQLNADIQKTLDAQTDAWGIKVSTVEIKHVDLNETMVRAIARQAEAERERRAKVIHAEGELQASEKLLQAAQRLALQPQAMQLRYLQTLTTIAADKNSTIVFPLPIDLLGSLLERLGVKREP; encoded by the coding sequence ATGATCGGTTACACGTTCGGCTTCAGCAGCGTCCTGATCGTCTTCGTCGTGGTGCTCGTCGCGTCGTCGATCCGCATCTTCCGCGAGTACGAGCGTGGCGTCGTGTTCATGCTCGGCCGGTTCTGGAAAGTGAAGGGGCCGGGGCTCGTGCTGATCATCCCGATCGTCCAGCAGGTCGTGCGGATCGACCTGCGCACCGTCGTGTTCGACGTGCCGCCGCAGGACGTGATCACGCGCGACAACGTGTCGGTGAAGGTCAATGCGGTCGTGTATTTCCGCGTGGTCGATCCGGAGAAGGCCGTGATCCAGGTCGCGCACTTCTTCGACGCGACCAGCCAGCTCTCGCAGACGACGCTGCGTTCGGTGCTCGGCAAGCACGAGCTAGACGCACTGCTCGCCGAGCGCGAGCAGCTGAACGCCGACATCCAGAAGACGCTCGACGCGCAGACCGATGCGTGGGGGATCAAGGTATCGACGGTCGAGATCAAGCACGTCGACCTGAACGAGACGATGGTGCGCGCGATCGCGCGGCAGGCCGAGGCCGAGCGCGAGCGGCGCGCGAAGGTGATTCACGCGGAAGGCGAACTGCAGGCGTCGGAGAAGCTGCTGCAGGCCGCGCAGCGGCTCGCGCTGCAGCCGCAGGCGATGCAGCTGCGCTACCTGCAGACACTGACCACGATCGCGGCCGACAAGAATTCGACGATCGTGTTTCCGCTGCCGATCGATCTGCTCGGGTCGCTGCTGGAGCGGCTGGGGGTGAAGCGGGAGCCTTGA